One part of the Sinobacterium norvegicum genome encodes these proteins:
- a CDS encoding transposase, with protein MRIHSWVLMTNHVHLLVTPQEDDAISRFMQFIGRHYVRYFNHRIFRVRVKTIAFS; from the coding sequence GTGCGTATTCATAGCTGGGTTCTGATGACCAACCATGTTCATTTGCTCGTTACCCCACAAGAAGATGATGCCATATCCCGCTTTATGCAGTTTATTGGGCGGCATTATGTCCGCTACTTCAATCATCGAATATTTAGGGTCAGAGTAAAAACTATTGCCTTTTCTTGA
- a CDS encoding transposase, with protein sequence MARLKRYTPKGIPQHVIQRGNNRQVCFGSDEDMAAYAYWLHEAAVRYDVRIHSWVLMTNHVHLLVTPQEDDAISRFMQFIGRHYVRYFNHQYQRTGTLFEGRFKSCPVQSEGYFLVCQQYIELNPVRAGMVRDPADYHWSSYRCHAFGQAVAMWEPHEQYVSLAKTQLTREVRYRALFAGQVEEALLSDIRLSAKRGMALGCERFKEELEVLGGRRQRLLKRGPK encoded by the coding sequence ATGGCAAGGCTTAAGCGATATACCCCAAAGGGTATCCCTCAACACGTGATTCAGCGTGGTAACAATCGTCAGGTTTGTTTTGGCTCGGATGAGGATATGGCAGCTTATGCCTATTGGCTTCACGAGGCTGCAGTTCGATACGATGTGCGTATTCATAGCTGGGTTCTGATGACCAACCATGTTCATTTGCTCGTTACCCCACAAGAAGATGATGCCATATCCCGCTTTATGCAGTTTATTGGGCGGCATTATGTCCGCTACTTCAATCATCAATACCAGCGCACAGGTACTTTGTTTGAGGGGCGATTTAAATCATGTCCAGTGCAGAGCGAGGGCTATTTTCTTGTCTGTCAGCAGTATATTGAACTAAACCCTGTTCGGGCAGGGATGGTGAGGGATCCGGCGGACTATCATTGGTCCAGTTATCGATGTCATGCCTTTGGTCAGGCTGTTGCTATGTGGGAGCCGCATGAGCAATATGTGAGCCTTGCAAAGACCCAGTTGACGAGAGAGGTAAGATATAGGGCGTTGTTTGCTGGCCAGGTTGAAGAGGCGCTGCTGAGTGATATCAGGTTGTCGGCAAAACGAGGGATGGCACTGGGTTGTGAACGATTTAAAGAAGAGCTTGAGGTTTTGGGCGGCAGGCGACAGCGGTTGTTGAAAAGAGGGCCAAAGTAA
- a CDS encoding alpha/beta fold hydrolase has product MMSAAQTRQYPPQTRSLSLDDGTRLNILDWRQYCQHRDRPCAILLHGFTNNSHIWQPLADDIATAQPLIAIDFRGHGDSDWDPELRYQHDQLMADVAAVLQQLAIGQHHLIGHSLGARIALLLAAEHSDKVASLTLIDTGPDVGDNGAAKVRVDAEAMQQDFASPEAFSHYLKSIYVFAQAAAVAALCRHGLKATDDGRYRVKTDPGFAKVLWKPGERRHDASDLTAPKNQQLWLALDTIDAAGIRCHVIRGSISAILRAKTANKMLEQHLIKGGQLTTIKRAGHAVICDNPGDTVAAIGEFLMSPPRREQ; this is encoded by the coding sequence ATGATGTCAGCCGCACAAACTCGTCAGTATCCACCACAGACACGCAGCCTCAGCCTCGATGATGGCACCCGCCTGAACATTCTCGACTGGCGACAATACTGCCAACACCGCGACCGCCCCTGCGCCATTCTGCTACACGGCTTTACCAATAACAGCCATATTTGGCAGCCGCTGGCCGACGACATCGCCACCGCTCAACCGCTGATTGCCATCGACTTCAGAGGCCACGGCGACTCGGATTGGGACCCCGAGCTTCGCTATCAGCACGACCAGTTGATGGCCGATGTGGCGGCGGTATTACAACAGTTGGCCATTGGCCAGCACCACTTAATCGGCCACAGCCTGGGCGCCAGAATCGCCCTGTTACTGGCCGCCGAGCACAGCGATAAGGTGGCCAGCCTGACGTTGATCGATACCGGCCCCGATGTCGGCGACAACGGCGCCGCCAAAGTCAGAGTCGATGCCGAGGCGATGCAGCAGGACTTTGCCAGCCCAGAGGCATTCAGCCACTATTTGAAGAGTATTTATGTCTTTGCCCAAGCCGCCGCGGTGGCGGCGTTGTGTCGGCACGGGTTGAAGGCGACAGACGATGGCCGCTATCGGGTCAAGACAGACCCCGGCTTTGCCAAGGTGCTGTGGAAACCGGGCGAAAGACGCCACGATGCCAGCGATTTAACCGCACCAAAGAACCAGCAGCTGTGGCTGGCGCTCGACACCATCGACGCCGCCGGTATTCGCTGCCACGTCATCCGCGGCAGCATATCCGCCATCTTACGGGCCAAGACCGCCAACAAAATGCTCGAGCAGCACTTGATCAAAGGCGGTCAGTTAACCACCATCAAACGCGCCGGCCACGCGGTGATCTGCGACAACCCCGGCGACACAGTCGCCGCCATCGGCGAGTTTTTAATGTCGCCGCCGCGACGAGAGCAGTAA
- a CDS encoding group II truncated hemoglobin gives MSTPYQLLGQEDGIRALANAFYEAMDELEEAQPIRRMHADNLDAIKNSLFMYLTGWLGGPPLYADATSSVCLTTPHKGFSIGEKERDQWLLCMDAALEKINASDEVKAMLKEPMWQLADFIRNNDKG, from the coding sequence ATGTCCACCCCCTACCAGCTACTCGGTCAAGAAGATGGCATCCGCGCCCTGGCCAACGCCTTTTATGAGGCGATGGATGAATTGGAAGAGGCCCAGCCGATTCGTCGCATGCACGCCGACAACCTCGATGCCATCAAAAACAGTCTGTTTATGTATTTAACCGGCTGGTTGGGCGGACCGCCATTGTATGCCGATGCCACCAGCAGCGTCTGCCTAACCACACCGCACAAGGGCTTTAGTATCGGCGAGAAAGAGCGCGACCAGTGGTTGCTGTGCATGGACGCGGCGCTGGAGAAAATCAACGCCAGCGATGAGGTAAAAGCCATGCTGAAAGAGCCGATGTGGCAACTGGCCGATTTTATTCGCAACAACGATAAAGGCTAA
- the ung gene encoding uracil-DNA glycosylase — MNLKALTEELDSSWQRVINPELAQDYMVALQKTLAQRQRQATVFPDNAAIFNAFKGLPMNEVKVVILGQDPYHGAGQAHGLSFSVLPGVKIPPSLRNIYQELADDLGVEAPSHGCLERWQQQGVLLLNNVLTVEQGQAASHKGKGWETLTDAIIEAINQQCQDVVFLLWGAPAQKKAKNVDPRRHKVLMAPHPSPLSAYRGFWGSKPFSQANKYLSQRGRDAIDWQL; from the coding sequence ATGAATCTTAAGGCATTAACCGAGGAGTTAGACTCGAGCTGGCAGCGAGTGATCAACCCTGAACTGGCGCAAGATTACATGGTGGCGCTGCAAAAAACCTTGGCGCAGCGCCAGCGACAGGCGACGGTATTTCCCGATAACGCCGCCATCTTTAATGCCTTTAAAGGCTTGCCGATGAATGAGGTCAAGGTGGTTATCCTCGGCCAGGACCCTTACCACGGCGCAGGCCAGGCCCACGGCCTGTCGTTCTCGGTGTTGCCGGGGGTGAAGATTCCGCCGTCACTGCGCAATATCTATCAGGAGCTGGCCGATGACCTCGGGGTCGAAGCACCGTCCCACGGCTGCCTCGAGCGTTGGCAACAGCAGGGAGTATTGCTGCTCAATAATGTGCTAACCGTCGAGCAGGGCCAGGCGGCAAGCCACAAGGGGAAGGGGTGGGAGACCCTGACCGATGCGATTATCGAGGCGATTAATCAACAGTGCCAGGATGTGGTATTTCTGCTGTGGGGGGCGCCCGCGCAGAAGAAGGCGAAGAACGTCGACCCCCGTCGCCACAAGGTGTTGATGGCGCCGCACCCGTCGCCATTATCGGCCTACCGTGGTTTTTGGGGCAGCAAGCCATTCTCACAGGCCAATAAATATTTATCACAACGGGGTCGAGATGCCATCGACTGGCAGCTATAA
- a CDS encoding OmpA family protein: MKKIVVLGMAVMLTACMSTDPYTGEQKVSNTAKGAGIGAVTGALIGVATSSKKDRGKGALIGATAGGAIGGGIGYTMDRQEAALRAKLEGTGVRIQREGDNIRLIMPGNITFASSSSDIRSDFYPVLDSIDIVVQEFDSTVLRVGGHTDSTGSSSMNQTLSEQRANSVGRYLITQGVKAGRVQTQGYGPRYPIASNSSTQGRAANRRVELELLPL, from the coding sequence ATGAAGAAAATTGTAGTGCTGGGCATGGCGGTAATGTTAACGGCTTGTATGAGTACCGATCCATATACCGGCGAACAAAAAGTCAGCAATACTGCCAAGGGTGCAGGTATTGGCGCGGTGACCGGTGCGTTAATTGGTGTGGCGACATCGAGCAAGAAAGACCGTGGAAAAGGTGCGTTGATTGGTGCCACTGCCGGTGGTGCCATCGGTGGCGGTATTGGTTATACCATGGATCGCCAAGAGGCGGCATTGCGCGCCAAACTTGAAGGCACCGGGGTAAGAATCCAGCGTGAGGGTGATAATATTCGGCTGATTATGCCGGGCAATATCACCTTTGCCAGCTCCAGCTCTGACATTCGCTCAGACTTTTATCCGGTATTAGACTCGATCGATATTGTGGTGCAAGAGTTTGACAGCACCGTCTTGCGCGTCGGCGGTCACACCGATTCTACCGGCAGCTCGTCGATGAACCAAACCCTCAGTGAACAGCGCGCCAACAGTGTCGGCCGCTATCTGATTACCCAGGGTGTTAAGGCGGGTCGTGTTCAGACCCAGGGCTATGGCCCACGTTACCCTATTGCCTCTAACAGCAGTACTCAGGGTCGCGCGGCTAACCGCCGAGTAGAGCTCGAACTGTTGCCACTGTAA
- a CDS encoding class I SAM-dependent methyltransferase — protein sequence MKTDTTSSLLMPAMATPVFSCQPGCDERAALLAGAVGSTVVASLAQCPKDQYVLMVSDDGLRLAMAGGKGGDIIADFGAGAVAHRRLHGGGKGQMIAKAVGFGKGVTPSVLDATAGMGKDAFVLATLGCQMSLYERSPIVAQLLSDGLQRAAEFGDGELQQIVGRMQLHHGDAIEVMAAATSPLADVIYLDPMFPASKKSAAVKKEMQAFQQVVGKDMDGEALLAAAINAAGYRVAVKRPRKGEPLPGVKPGFQLMGKSSRYDIYPLKAFK from the coding sequence ATGAAAACCGACACAACTTCTTCTCTGTTAATGCCTGCGATGGCGACTCCGGTGTTTAGCTGTCAGCCCGGCTGTGATGAGCGTGCCGCGCTACTGGCCGGGGCAGTGGGTTCGACGGTGGTGGCAAGCCTGGCGCAGTGCCCGAAGGATCAGTATGTCTTAATGGTCTCCGATGACGGCCTAAGGCTGGCCATGGCGGGCGGCAAGGGCGGCGATATTATCGCCGATTTTGGCGCCGGCGCCGTGGCACATCGCCGTTTACACGGTGGTGGCAAGGGGCAGATGATTGCCAAGGCCGTTGGCTTTGGCAAGGGGGTCACCCCCTCCGTGCTCGATGCCACTGCCGGCATGGGTAAGGATGCCTTCGTGTTGGCGACTCTGGGTTGTCAGATGTCGCTGTATGAACGCTCGCCGATAGTCGCTCAGCTGTTATCCGATGGCCTGCAACGTGCTGCCGAATTCGGCGATGGTGAGTTGCAGCAAATTGTCGGCAGAATGCAGTTGCATCACGGCGATGCCATCGAGGTGATGGCGGCGGCAACGTCGCCGCTGGCCGATGTGATCTATTTGGACCCGATGTTTCCGGCCAGCAAGAAGTCGGCGGCGGTGAAAAAAGAGATGCAGGCGTTTCAGCAGGTGGTCGGTAAGGATATGGATGGCGAGGCGCTGTTGGCGGCGGCAATCAATGCCGCCGGTTACCGCGTGGCGGTTAAGCGGCCGAGAAAGGGCGAGCCTCTGCCCGGTGTTAAACCGGGTTTTCAGCTGATGGGTAAGTCGTCGCGTTACGACATCTACCCACTGAAGGCGTTTAAATAA
- the dapE gene encoding succinyl-diaminopimelate desuccinylase — MTTLSNTLALAHQLIAIDSVTPDDKGCQDIMIERLAAIGFRIERLRYEDVDNFWAVRGDSGPLLAFAGHTDVVPTGPVAEWQYPPFEPQIVDGMLYGRGAADMKGSLAAMVTASEEFVAKHPDHSGRIGFLITSDEEGPATNGTVKVVEHLQAQGEHIDWCLVGEPSSTNKVGDIIKNGRRGSLGCEMTINGTQGHVAYPHLADNPIHKAAPALADLSQEHWDEGNDYFPATSFQISNINGGTGATNVIPGTLSVVFNLRFSTELSPEVIKQRVVSILDKHGLNYELNWNLSGLPFLTEKGRLVDAISAAIESATGYQTELSTAGGTSDGRFIAPTGTQVVEVGPVNATIHKVDECVKAEDLDKLHDIYCATLVNMLAQ, encoded by the coding sequence ATGACTACCCTATCGAACACCTTAGCGCTTGCTCATCAACTCATTGCCATAGACTCTGTCACCCCTGACGATAAGGGCTGCCAAGACATCATGATTGAGCGACTGGCCGCCATTGGCTTTCGCATCGAGCGTCTGCGCTACGAGGATGTTGATAATTTCTGGGCCGTACGCGGTGACAGTGGGCCACTGCTGGCCTTTGCCGGTCACACCGATGTCGTTCCTACGGGGCCCGTCGCTGAGTGGCAATATCCGCCGTTTGAGCCGCAGATTGTCGACGGCATGCTATACGGTCGCGGTGCCGCAGACATGAAGGGCAGCCTGGCTGCCATGGTTACCGCCAGCGAAGAATTTGTCGCCAAGCACCCAGACCACAGCGGCCGCATCGGCTTCTTAATCACCAGCGATGAAGAGGGCCCGGCCACCAATGGTACGGTAAAAGTAGTCGAGCACCTGCAAGCCCAGGGCGAACACATCGATTGGTGTTTGGTCGGCGAACCATCGAGCACCAATAAAGTCGGTGATATCATCAAAAACGGCCGCCGCGGCTCCCTCGGCTGCGAGATGACGATCAATGGCACCCAGGGCCATGTTGCCTACCCGCACCTGGCCGACAACCCGATTCACAAGGCGGCGCCAGCACTGGCCGATCTCAGTCAGGAGCACTGGGACGAGGGCAATGACTATTTCCCCGCCACCAGTTTCCAGATTTCCAATATCAATGGCGGCACCGGTGCCACCAACGTCATTCCCGGCACTCTCTCGGTCGTCTTCAACCTGCGCTTCTCGACTGAACTCAGCCCCGAGGTGATCAAACAGCGGGTGGTATCCATCCTCGACAAGCACGGCCTAAACTACGAGCTCAACTGGAACCTCAGCGGCTTGCCGTTCTTAACCGAGAAAGGCCGCCTGGTCGATGCCATCTCTGCCGCCATTGAATCCGCCACCGGATACCAGACCGAGCTGTCCACCGCCGGCGGCACATCGGACGGCCGCTTTATCGCACCGACTGGCACCCAGGTGGTTGAGGTTGGTCCGGTCAATGCCACCATCCACAAGGTCGATGAATGCGTCAAGGCCGAAGACCTGGATAAACTGCATGACATCTACTGCGCCACACTGGTCAATATGCTGGCTCAATAG
- a CDS encoding helix-turn-helix transcriptional regulator has protein sequence MKYDNLKFNRAEKFTAAEHAILESFFPVVDALGNLLGETCEVVLHSLEDTEKSVVKFVNGHISGRQMGAPITDLSLHMLNKMHENGANFADSYFTRAKNGKLMKCTTVAIRNLKGEAIALLCINLNLDSPMSNFIAALTPSHLNKITGEQGVTFNEENSLEAQLERISDEIIKDHNIAAKEKVRQIIYRLYRDDLFELKGAVNTVSTFLDISRHTVYLYIREYRKKHTTLDFTKQK, from the coding sequence ATGAAATATGACAACCTGAAGTTCAACCGCGCCGAAAAATTTACTGCCGCCGAACATGCGATACTCGAATCATTCTTCCCCGTTGTTGACGCCCTCGGTAACCTCTTGGGTGAAACCTGTGAGGTGGTCTTGCACTCACTGGAAGACACCGAAAAATCGGTGGTTAAATTCGTCAACGGTCACATCTCTGGCCGTCAAATGGGCGCTCCTATTACTGATTTATCGCTGCATATGCTCAATAAAATGCACGAAAACGGCGCCAATTTTGCCGACAGCTATTTCACCCGCGCCAAGAACGGCAAGCTCATGAAATGCACCACCGTGGCCATTCGCAATCTCAAGGGCGAGGCCATTGCGCTACTCTGTATCAACCTCAATCTTGACTCGCCAATGAGCAACTTTATCGCCGCGCTAACCCCCAGCCACCTGAACAAAATCACCGGCGAACAAGGGGTTACCTTCAACGAGGAAAACTCTCTTGAGGCCCAGCTTGAAAGAATCTCCGATGAGATTATCAAGGATCACAATATTGCCGCCAAGGAGAAGGTGCGCCAGATCATCTATCGCCTCTACCGCGACGATTTATTCGAGCTCAAAGGGGCGGTCAATACTGTCTCCACCTTTCTCGACATCTCGCGCCACACGGTCTATCTCTATATTCGTGAGTACCGCAAGAAGCACACGACGCTGGATTTCACCAAGCAAAAGTAG
- a CDS encoding PhzF family phenazine biosynthesis protein has protein sequence MKLRTQFVDAFTNTAFHGNSAAVIITEQWLGDELMQSIASENNLSETAFVVGYGKHRYNIRWFSPLTEVAFCGHATLAAAHVLFSQNTVIDEVVFKAKAVGELIVRRGRDGFIDMTFPSRLPKAVSAPEALLQAFSPLPPVQILRSEQAYFVVYDRAEDVLNASPDLALLKTLAPFDVVVTAKGDHDSDHDFISRYFWPANGGDEDPVTGSIHAGLAPYWSEVLQKTQLTAYQASARGGVLLCRVSGQQVVVSGQAVQYLEGFITLAD, from the coding sequence TTGAAACTACGCACTCAATTCGTCGACGCCTTTACCAACACCGCTTTTCATGGCAATTCTGCCGCGGTTATTATTACCGAGCAGTGGCTGGGTGATGAATTGATGCAGTCGATTGCCAGTGAAAATAATTTATCGGAAACGGCCTTTGTGGTCGGCTATGGTAAGCACCGATATAACATTCGTTGGTTCTCACCGCTGACCGAGGTGGCCTTTTGTGGTCATGCCACCCTCGCCGCTGCGCATGTGCTGTTTAGCCAGAATACGGTGATTGATGAGGTGGTCTTCAAGGCCAAGGCGGTGGGTGAGTTAATCGTTCGGCGGGGGCGAGATGGCTTTATCGATATGACATTTCCCAGCCGCCTGCCCAAGGCTGTGTCAGCCCCTGAGGCATTATTGCAGGCATTTTCGCCGCTGCCGCCAGTACAGATTCTGCGAAGCGAACAAGCCTATTTTGTTGTCTATGATCGTGCTGAGGATGTGTTAAATGCCTCGCCTGATCTCGCATTATTAAAAACGCTGGCGCCCTTTGATGTGGTGGTGACTGCCAAGGGCGATCATGACAGCGATCACGATTTTATCTCTCGCTATTTTTGGCCGGCCAATGGTGGTGATGAAGACCCAGTGACAGGTTCCATTCATGCCGGGTTGGCGCCTTATTGGTCAGAAGTGCTGCAAAAAACGCAGTTAACCGCTTATCAGGCCTCAGCCAGAGGGGGCGTGTTGCTCTGCCGTGTTAGCGGACAGCAGGTTGTTGTCTCTGGTCAGGCAGTGCAATATCTGGAGGGCTTTATTACCCTGGCCGACTAA
- a CDS encoding SDR family NAD(P)-dependent oxidoreductase, whose product MSEALQQQNSWALITGAAQGLGLAFAKICLDKGFHVLLLDINQSLLEQTADELQVATSLQVDTLVADLSDDNFMDGVISNTADKQVGLLINNAALTRPDLFLDVEESFIWAQLKINMFAVVALTRHFGEQMCQRGQGGIINVSSRSGEFPAPFSALYSGAKAFVSKFSETLWWEFKQQGVEVFTLIPDRTDTPSYRKYANADDVLAQSPEDCAQVAFDNLGKLACKIATESGEKQNEMMKQLPLEQLIELIADNYIKMFGVKKE is encoded by the coding sequence ATGAGCGAAGCACTGCAACAACAAAATAGCTGGGCGTTGATTACCGGCGCAGCACAGGGGCTGGGCCTGGCCTTTGCCAAAATCTGTCTCGACAAAGGCTTCCACGTCTTGCTGCTCGACATCAATCAATCACTGCTCGAACAGACAGCCGATGAACTTCAGGTCGCCACATCGCTGCAGGTCGACACCCTTGTCGCCGACCTGTCCGATGACAACTTCATGGACGGGGTTATCAGTAACACCGCCGATAAACAGGTTGGTTTGCTGATTAACAATGCCGCATTGACTCGCCCCGACCTGTTCTTGGATGTCGAGGAATCGTTTATCTGGGCGCAGCTAAAAATCAATATGTTTGCCGTGGTTGCCTTAACCCGCCACTTTGGCGAACAGATGTGTCAGCGTGGCCAGGGCGGCATTATCAATGTCTCATCGCGCTCCGGTGAGTTTCCCGCGCCGTTTAGCGCCCTGTACAGTGGTGCCAAAGCCTTTGTCAGTAAGTTTTCTGAAACCCTGTGGTGGGAATTCAAGCAGCAGGGCGTCGAGGTTTTTACTCTCATACCCGACCGCACTGACACCCCCAGCTATCGCAAGTACGCCAACGCCGATGATGTCCTGGCTCAGTCGCCGGAAGACTGCGCCCAGGTCGCCTTTGACAACCTTGGCAAGCTCGCCTGTAAAATTGCCACCGAGAGCGGCGAGAAACAGAACGAGATGATGAAACAATTACCACTGGAACAGCTGATTGAATTAATAGCGGATAATTACATCAAGATGTTCGGTGTAAAAAAAGAATAG
- a CDS encoding sulfotransferase family protein: protein MAISQFIPLPVFKKLLKENKTSERSQKRLKSRLKFSRFIEPIRWYENIRYRGLMAKTELKQDPVFLLGFGRSGTTHLHYLFWQDPQFGVLSNYQATMQPIALTGRGWLAKLLANSMPSTRPMDNVAMSMDAPQEEELALVNISEHASLHFMSFPQNLDVYDRYVTQLGSNQKQLKAWQAGYMQVVKKATILNNGRRLALKTPSNTGRIKVLNSMFPDAKYVNIVRNPYRVYQSMLNMYRKVLPSEALQEIDWQAIDAWVLEAYKATMNSYLEQRQLIPKDNLVEIKYEQLDETPLPILEAIYQQLDLGDFNAVKPKFEDYLNNLGTFEKNQFDFPEHVINTVNEHWGFAFDAFGYEKIEAGETLTEASQQG, encoded by the coding sequence ATGGCTATTTCACAATTTATTCCGCTACCGGTTTTTAAAAAACTGTTAAAAGAAAATAAAACCTCCGAACGCTCTCAAAAAAGATTAAAATCACGATTAAAATTCAGTCGCTTTATCGAACCTATTCGCTGGTACGAAAATATTCGCTACCGCGGCCTGATGGCTAAAACCGAGCTCAAGCAAGACCCAGTTTTTCTCCTCGGTTTTGGCCGCAGCGGCACCACTCACCTGCACTACTTGTTTTGGCAGGATCCACAATTTGGCGTCTTGAGCAACTACCAGGCCACCATGCAACCCATCGCCTTAACAGGTCGTGGCTGGCTGGCCAAGCTACTGGCCAATTCAATGCCCTCGACCCGGCCGATGGATAACGTCGCCATGTCGATGGATGCGCCACAGGAAGAAGAGCTGGCACTGGTCAATATCAGCGAGCACGCCTCGCTGCACTTTATGAGCTTCCCGCAGAACTTGGATGTCTACGACCGTTACGTGACGCAACTGGGCAGCAACCAAAAGCAGCTAAAAGCCTGGCAGGCTGGCTATATGCAGGTGGTCAAAAAAGCCACCATCCTCAACAATGGCCGGCGACTGGCACTGAAAACACCAAGCAATACCGGCCGTATCAAAGTACTTAACAGCATGTTCCCCGACGCCAAGTACGTCAACATTGTGCGCAACCCCTATCGCGTCTATCAATCGATGCTCAACATGTATCGCAAGGTTCTACCTTCTGAGGCACTACAGGAGATTGATTGGCAGGCGATTGACGCCTGGGTATTGGAAGCCTACAAAGCAACAATGAACAGCTACTTGGAGCAACGACAACTGATCCCTAAAGACAACCTGGTCGAGATTAAGTACGAGCAGTTGGACGAGACACCGCTGCCGATCCTAGAGGCTATTTACCAGCAATTAGATCTCGGTGATTTCAATGCTGTAAAACCAAAGTTCGAAGACTACCTAAACAATCTCGGCACATTTGAAAAAAATCAATTCGACTTCCCTGAGCACGTCATTAATACCGTCAATGAACACTGGGGTTTTGCCTTCGACGCCTTTGGCTATGAAAAAATTGAAGCCGGCGAAACATTGACCGAAGCATCACAACAAGGATAA
- a CDS encoding SDR family NAD(P)-dependent oxidoreductase, whose amino-acid sequence MPSLANTTAIITGAGQGIGRGVARAFAAEGANIVIANRNEAKGNAVAEEINQQFSNTKAIFVATDVANESSVANLVNATVSAFGGIDVIVNNATPSEAISRLEKMNSASMQQNMAVNCMGPFWLMQKAFPYLKSSGKGRIINMASLNGINAHQYTAGYNSSKEALRALSRTAAVEWGKYGITCNIVCPAAITEPWLNFEKYDPKSAQALMDTKPMTRMGDAENDIGPICTFLASEPSRYITGNTIHADGGGHINGVPWKFELPE is encoded by the coding sequence ATGCCAAGCCTAGCAAACACGACAGCAATCATTACCGGAGCCGGCCAGGGTATCGGTCGCGGCGTAGCCCGTGCCTTTGCCGCTGAGGGCGCCAACATCGTTATTGCTAACCGTAATGAGGCTAAAGGCAACGCTGTTGCCGAGGAGATCAACCAACAGTTCAGTAACACCAAGGCCATCTTTGTCGCCACCGACGTGGCCAATGAGAGCAGCGTCGCCAACCTAGTGAATGCCACTGTCTCAGCGTTTGGCGGCATCGATGTGATTGTCAACAATGCCACCCCCAGTGAGGCGATCTCTCGACTGGAGAAGATGAACAGTGCATCGATGCAGCAGAACATGGCTGTCAATTGCATGGGACCCTTTTGGCTGATGCAGAAAGCCTTCCCCTACCTTAAGAGCAGCGGCAAAGGAAGAATCATCAATATGGCCAGCCTTAATGGCATCAATGCACATCAATATACCGCCGGCTACAACAGCTCAAAAGAAGCATTACGCGCGCTCAGTCGCACAGCGGCTGTTGAATGGGGTAAGTATGGTATTACCTGCAATATTGTCTGCCCTGCAGCGATTACTGAGCCCTGGTTGAATTTCGAAAAGTATGACCCCAAAAGCGCCCAGGCGTTAATGGACACCAAGCCAATGACTCGCATGGGCGATGCTGAAAATGACATCGGCCCCATTTGTACATTCCTGGCCAGCGAGCCCTCTCGCTACATCACCGGCAACACCATTCACGCCGATGGCGGCGGCCATATCAACGGCGTGCCATGGAAATTTGAGCTACCCGAATAA
- a CDS encoding TetR/AcrR family transcriptional regulator yields the protein MSKAVDGDNHSALPRREQLRLQTQDVIFKAAMVEISAVGLANMKIDTVAKKAGVTRPTIYAHFPTKEDFLRELELRTQQRALSLMQQHIGSATGLDLIHKMIDAIFELLERTPQTLRREVFGFVIRHPAKANWSENALFSFLHQSILQGQQAGDIPKGYSPEELVQISTTSIFGFLAVEAEDAEGRRKRCHQMVGLLFS from the coding sequence ATGAGTAAAGCAGTAGACGGTGACAACCATTCGGCATTGCCCCGCAGAGAGCAGCTAAGGCTGCAGACTCAGGATGTCATTTTTAAGGCGGCGATGGTTGAGATCTCAGCTGTTGGCCTGGCTAATATGAAGATAGACACGGTGGCCAAGAAGGCCGGTGTCACGCGGCCAACGATTTATGCTCACTTCCCGACTAAAGAGGACTTTTTGCGAGAGCTTGAGTTACGGACCCAGCAGCGAGCCTTGAGTTTGATGCAGCAACATATTGGCTCTGCTACCGGTTTGGATCTTATCCATAAGATGATCGATGCCATTTTTGAGTTGTTGGAGCGGACGCCGCAGACATTGCGGCGAGAGGTTTTTGGTTTTGTTATCCGCCATCCCGCTAAAGCTAACTGGAGCGAAAACGCGCTGTTCAGTTTTCTGCATCAAAGTATTTTGCAGGGCCAGCAGGCAGGGGATATACCGAAGGGGTATTCTCCAGAGGAATTGGTACAAATATCGACCACATCAATATTTGGATTTTTAGCCGTAGAGGCTGAGGACGCCGAGGGGCGGAGAAAGCGTTGTCACCAAATGGTAGGTCTTTTGTTCAGTTAA